In the Adlercreutzia equolifaciens DSM 19450 genome, one interval contains:
- a CDS encoding IMP dehydrogenase has product MAYYFDEPSRTFNEYLLVPGHTPADCIPARVSLKTPLVKYRKGEEECPLSLSVPMVSAIMAAVSDDKMAVALATEGGLSFIYGNQSIEDEAAMVARVKDYKAGFVTSDANLSPDMTLEQVVALKEQYGHSTMPVTDDGSAHGKLLGIVTERDYRLSRMSMDEKVADFMTPREKLVVAPDGTSLKAANDIIWDHKLNSLPIVDADDHLVALVFRKDYDSHKSNPDELLDAHKRYMVGAGINSRDYAERVPALVEAGADVLCIDSSEGYSDWQKMTIEWVREHYGNDVKIGAGNVVDAEGFRFLADAGADFVKIGIGGGSICITRETKGIGRGQATATIEVAKARDEYFRETGIYVPICSDGGIVYDHHISLALAMGADFVMLGRYFARFDESPSAKVMVNGTYMKEYWGEGSARARNWGRYDLGGKKSLSFEEGVDSYVPYAGSLKDNMAITLLKLKSTMCNCGALTIPEFQDKAKLTLVSATSIVEGGAHDVLLKDKAPYASNTR; this is encoded by the coding sequence GTGGCCTACTATTTCGATGAACCGTCCCGCACATTCAACGAGTACCTGCTGGTTCCGGGCCATACGCCGGCCGATTGCATTCCGGCGCGCGTCAGCCTGAAGACCCCGCTGGTGAAATACCGCAAGGGCGAGGAGGAGTGCCCGCTCTCGCTTTCCGTGCCGATGGTTTCCGCCATTATGGCCGCCGTGTCCGACGACAAGATGGCCGTGGCGCTCGCCACCGAGGGCGGTCTGTCGTTCATCTACGGCAACCAATCCATCGAGGACGAGGCCGCCATGGTGGCCCGCGTGAAGGACTACAAGGCCGGCTTCGTCACCTCCGACGCAAACCTTTCCCCCGACATGACGCTCGAGCAGGTAGTGGCTCTGAAGGAGCAGTACGGGCATTCCACCATGCCCGTCACCGATGACGGAAGCGCCCACGGCAAGCTGCTCGGCATCGTGACCGAGCGCGACTACCGCCTCTCCCGCATGTCCATGGACGAGAAGGTGGCCGACTTCATGACGCCGCGCGAGAAGCTCGTGGTGGCTCCGGATGGCACCTCTCTGAAGGCCGCCAACGATATCATCTGGGATCACAAGCTGAACTCGCTGCCCATTGTGGATGCGGACGACCATCTGGTGGCGCTCGTGTTCCGCAAGGACTACGACTCCCACAAGTCCAATCCCGACGAGCTTTTGGACGCCCACAAGCGCTACATGGTGGGCGCGGGCATCAACTCCCGCGACTACGCCGAGCGCGTGCCGGCGCTTGTCGAGGCCGGCGCCGACGTGCTGTGCATCGATAGCTCCGAGGGCTATTCCGACTGGCAGAAGATGACCATCGAATGGGTGCGCGAGCACTACGGCAACGACGTGAAGATCGGCGCGGGCAACGTGGTTGACGCCGAGGGCTTCCGCTTCCTCGCCGACGCGGGCGCCGACTTTGTGAAGATCGGCATCGGCGGCGGTTCCATCTGCATCACCCGCGAGACCAAGGGCATCGGCCGCGGCCAGGCCACCGCTACCATTGAAGTGGCGAAGGCCCGCGACGAGTACTTCCGCGAGACCGGCATCTACGTGCCCATCTGCTCCGACGGCGGCATCGTGTACGATCATCACATCTCGCTCGCATTGGCCATGGGCGCCGACTTCGTCATGCTGGGCCGCTACTTCGCCCGCTTCGACGAGAGCCCCTCGGCCAAGGTCATGGTGAACGGCACCTACATGAAGGAGTACTGGGGCGAGGGGAGTGCTCGCGCCCGCAACTGGGGCCGCTACGATTTGGGCGGTAAGAAGTCGCTGTCCTTCGAAGAGGGCGTCGATTCGTACGTGCCCTACGCCGGCAGCCTGAAGGACAACATGGCTATCACCCTGCTGAAGCTGAAGAGCACCATGTGCAACTGCGGTGCGCTCACCATTCCCGAGTTCCAAGACAAGGCGAAGCTCACGCTGGTGTCCGCCACCTCCATCGTAGAGGGCGGCGCCCACGACGTGTTGCTGAAGGACAAGGCCCCCTACGCGAGCAACACCCGCTAA
- a CDS encoding alpha/beta fold hydrolase — MRKASFDTGRGKIVYWVSDAPDATRPWVVFLPGLTADRRLFAPQIEHFEGRVNCLVWDAPAHGESRPFPLDFSLPELARWLGEIMKAEGVSAPVLVGQSMGGYVAQVFDVLFPGRACGIVSVDSAPLGRDYYKRWELACLPFVTRMFYLYPWGTLKKTSTEGNAATPEGRAIMSSILAGYEKGEYCRLSAHGFAMLAEVVRSDEYAAPTAPLTLIVGELDRTGFVRKYNELWSERTGLPIRWVEGAAHNSNADNPAAVNAIIEEALGGN, encoded by the coding sequence ATGCGGAAGGCGAGTTTCGATACGGGGCGGGGAAAGATCGTCTACTGGGTAAGCGATGCACCCGATGCGACGCGGCCGTGGGTGGTGTTCCTGCCGGGGCTTACGGCGGATCGTCGCCTGTTCGCGCCGCAGATCGAGCACTTCGAGGGCCGTGTCAACTGCCTGGTGTGGGACGCGCCGGCCCATGGTGAGTCGCGCCCGTTTCCGCTGGACTTCTCGCTGCCTGAGCTAGCCCGTTGGCTGGGGGAGATCATGAAGGCAGAAGGCGTCAGTGCACCTGTGCTCGTGGGTCAGTCGATGGGCGGCTATGTGGCTCAGGTGTTCGACGTGCTGTTCCCGGGGCGCGCCTGCGGCATCGTGTCGGTGGACTCCGCGCCGCTCGGCCGCGACTACTACAAGCGGTGGGAGTTGGCCTGTCTGCCCTTCGTGACGCGCATGTTCTACCTGTACCCCTGGGGGACGCTTAAGAAGACGAGCACCGAGGGCAATGCCGCAACTCCCGAGGGCCGCGCCATCATGAGCTCGATCCTGGCCGGCTACGAGAAAGGGGAGTACTGCCGGCTTTCCGCCCATGGGTTCGCCATGCTGGCCGAGGTGGTGAGAAGCGATGAGTACGCCGCGCCGACCGCTCCGCTCACGTTGATCGTTGGCGAACTCGACCGCACGGGGTTCGTCCGCAAGTACAACGAGCTGTGGTCGGAGCGCACCGGCCTGCCCATCCGCTGGGTAGAAGGCGCCGCCCATAACTCCAACGCCGATAATCCAGCTGCCGTGAACGCCATCATCGAAGAGGCGCTCGGCGGCAACTGA
- the ngr gene encoding nigerythrin — protein sequence MNLRDVIPTAENSSNFDVVPESITEVGTTLENLKAAVCGETGASAKYAACAAAAKEQGFDQIARLFEATSAAEQIHIGLEAGVIAEIEPGYERPAAPEAEGIATDLNLIAGALGEIYETSDMYPSFIKVAQEEGNKKAEFVFTRAKLAEAVHAELYMDAYNNIDAPTDEAYYLCPICGYIHKGDDFEKCPICFTPADKFRKF from the coding sequence ATGAATCTGCGTGACGTTATCCCTACCGCTGAGAACTCCAGCAATTTCGACGTGGTTCCCGAGTCCATCACCGAGGTGGGCACCACGCTTGAGAACCTGAAGGCTGCCGTGTGCGGCGAGACCGGCGCGTCCGCCAAGTACGCCGCCTGCGCCGCTGCCGCCAAGGAGCAGGGTTTCGACCAGATCGCCCGCCTGTTCGAGGCCACCAGCGCCGCCGAGCAGATCCACATCGGCCTTGAGGCCGGCGTGATCGCCGAGATCGAGCCGGGCTACGAGCGCCCCGCCGCTCCCGAGGCCGAGGGCATCGCTACCGACCTGAACCTCATCGCCGGCGCCCTGGGCGAGATCTACGAGACCTCCGACATGTACCCGAGCTTCATCAAGGTCGCTCAGGAGGAGGGCAACAAGAAGGCCGAGTTCGTGTTCACCCGCGCCAAGCTCGCCGAGGCCGTGCACGCCGAGCTGTACATGGACGCCTACAACAACATCGACGCTCCCACCGACGAGGCCTACTACCTGTGCCCCATCTGCGGCTACATCCACAAGGGCGACGATTTCGAGAAGTGCCCCATCTGCTTCACCCCGGCCGACAAGTTCCGCAAGTTCTAA
- a CDS encoding aminopeptidase yields the protein MEREVAWKKYDEASLDELEALAVDYIDFISENKTERECAAAAIAAAEDAGYDSLADCIAAGTPVGPGSKLWACAQGKAVILVHVGAAPISEGMNILGAHIDSPRLDIKQNPLYETNDFALLDTHYYGGIKNYQWTALPLALHGVVAKTDGEVVEVNIGDDPADPVFCVTDLLPHLGSQQMDKKGSKVVEGEDLDVLVGNRPLAATDADEADDGAGKAEGDKASKDPVKAYVLALLSDKYGIAEEDFLSAELEVVPAGRARDLGFDRSMVIGYGQDDRVCAYTSLAAQLALGDDIPARTAVCVLVDKEEIGSVGASGMASMFFENTIAEIMALAGESSPLRLRRALTRSRMLSSDVSAGFDPAYASVFEAKNSAYLGCGLVFNKYTGARGKSGSNDASAEYVALVRRIMDDAGVSFQTAELGRVDAGGGGTIAYIPAKYGMDVIDSGVPVLSMHSPWEVTSKADIYEARRGYEAFLRA from the coding sequence GTGGAACGCGAAGTGGCTTGGAAGAAGTACGACGAGGCGTCGCTGGACGAGCTTGAGGCGCTGGCCGTCGACTACATCGATTTCATCTCCGAGAACAAGACCGAGCGCGAGTGCGCGGCGGCCGCCATCGCCGCTGCTGAGGACGCCGGCTACGATTCGCTGGCTGATTGCATCGCCGCCGGCACGCCGGTGGGCCCGGGCAGCAAGCTGTGGGCCTGCGCCCAGGGCAAGGCCGTCATTCTCGTACATGTGGGGGCCGCACCGATCTCCGAGGGCATGAACATCCTGGGGGCGCACATCGACTCGCCGCGCCTCGACATCAAGCAGAATCCGCTGTATGAGACGAACGACTTCGCGCTGCTGGACACGCACTACTACGGCGGCATCAAAAACTACCAGTGGACGGCGCTGCCGCTGGCGCTTCACGGCGTCGTGGCCAAAACCGACGGCGAGGTGGTGGAGGTGAACATCGGCGACGACCCGGCTGACCCGGTGTTCTGCGTGACCGACCTGCTCCCCCACTTGGGTTCCCAGCAGATGGATAAGAAGGGCTCGAAGGTCGTGGAAGGCGAGGACTTGGACGTGCTCGTGGGCAACCGGCCGCTCGCCGCGACCGACGCCGACGAGGCGGACGACGGCGCCGGGAAAGCCGAAGGCGACAAGGCCTCCAAAGATCCCGTGAAAGCCTACGTGCTGGCGCTTCTGTCCGACAAGTACGGCATCGCCGAGGAGGACTTCCTCTCAGCCGAGCTGGAGGTAGTGCCCGCCGGCCGCGCCCGCGACCTCGGCTTCGATCGTTCCATGGTCATCGGCTACGGCCAGGACGACCGCGTGTGCGCCTACACCTCCCTTGCGGCCCAGCTGGCCTTGGGCGACGACATCCCCGCCCGCACCGCTGTCTGCGTGCTGGTGGACAAGGAGGAGATCGGCAGCGTGGGCGCCTCCGGCATGGCCTCGATGTTCTTTGAAAACACCATCGCCGAAATCATGGCGCTCGCCGGCGAGAGCAGCCCGCTGCGCCTGCGCCGCGCCCTCACCCGCTCGCGCATGCTGTCCTCGGACGTGTCCGCCGGATTCGACCCCGCCTACGCGAGCGTCTTCGAAGCGAAGAACTCCGCCTATCTGGGCTGCGGTCTCGTGTTCAACAAGTACACCGGCGCGCGGGGCAAGAGCGGATCCAACGACGCCTCGGCCGAGTACGTCGCGCTCGTGCGTCGCATCATGGACGACGCGGGCGTGAGCTTCCAGACCGCCGAGCTGGGCCGCGTGGACGCCGGCGGCGGCGGAACCATCGCTTACATCCCCGCGAAGTACGGCATGGACGTCATCGACTCCGGCGTGCCCGTGCTTTCGATGCACTCCCCCTGGGAAGTCACGAGCAAAGCCGACATCTACGAGGCCCGTCGCGGCTACGAGGCGTTCCTGCGCGCATAA
- a CDS encoding agmatine deiminase family protein, producing the protein MKTIYESDSTPATDGFSMPAEFAPQDRVWMGWPHRTDTWAHGAKPAQKQYAAIARAISQFTPVTMCANEADFANCLAAFEDDDAVTVVEMTTNDAWFRDTGATFVTDGAGGKRAVDWHFNAYGGLIDGLYFPWDADDQIAAKMAQLTGCVRYRPDDMILEGGSITVDGEGTVIVTDQCLLSPGRTASAVLAEEADEDTIWPAYAKKFQPWSEELRAYMDEHLKAYLGVEKVIWVKEGIDPEETNGHIDDVATFIAPGVVAVIWTDDPDYPFYRQCHEAYDTLAAATDAKGRQLKVYKLPMPANPLYMDQASCDTIDVDENAEPRVADEPLIASYMNYLVTNGGVIVPQYGDENDALAVQTLQEIYDEVWGAGAYKCVGVQSEQVVFGGGNIHCITQQEPTA; encoded by the coding sequence ATGAAGACCATCTACGAGTCCGATTCCACCCCCGCCACCGACGGCTTTTCCATGCCGGCCGAGTTCGCCCCGCAGGACCGCGTGTGGATGGGCTGGCCGCACCGCACCGACACCTGGGCCCACGGTGCCAAGCCGGCCCAGAAGCAGTACGCCGCCATCGCGCGGGCCATCTCGCAGTTCACGCCGGTCACCATGTGCGCCAACGAGGCCGACTTCGCCAACTGCCTGGCCGCCTTCGAGGACGACGACGCCGTGACCGTCGTCGAGATGACCACCAACGACGCCTGGTTCCGCGACACCGGCGCCACCTTCGTCACCGACGGGGCGGGCGGCAAGCGCGCGGTTGACTGGCACTTCAACGCCTACGGCGGCCTCATCGACGGCCTGTACTTCCCGTGGGACGCCGACGACCAGATCGCCGCGAAGATGGCCCAGCTCACGGGCTGCGTGCGCTACCGTCCAGACGACATGATCCTCGAGGGCGGCTCCATCACGGTCGACGGCGAGGGCACCGTGATCGTCACCGACCAGTGCCTGCTCTCCCCGGGCCGCACCGCGTCCGCCGTGCTCGCCGAGGAGGCCGACGAGGACACCATCTGGCCCGCCTACGCCAAGAAGTTCCAGCCCTGGAGCGAGGAGCTGCGCGCCTACATGGACGAGCACCTGAAGGCGTATCTGGGCGTAGAGAAGGTCATCTGGGTCAAGGAGGGCATCGACCCGGAGGAGACCAACGGGCACATCGACGACGTGGCCACCTTCATCGCCCCGGGCGTGGTGGCCGTCATCTGGACCGACGATCCGGACTACCCCTTCTACCGCCAGTGCCATGAGGCCTACGACACCCTGGCCGCGGCGACCGACGCGAAGGGACGCCAGCTGAAGGTGTACAAGCTCCCCATGCCGGCGAATCCCCTGTACATGGACCAGGCCTCCTGCGACACCATCGACGTCGACGAGAACGCCGAGCCGCGCGTGGCCGACGAGCCGCTGATCGCCTCCTACATGAACTACCTGGTGACCAACGGCGGCGTCATCGTGCCCCAGTACGGCGACGAGAACGACGCGCTGGCGGTGCAGACGCTGCAGGAGATCTACGACGAGGTGTGGGGCGCGGGCGCCTATAAGTGCGTGGGCGTGCAGTCCGAGCAGGTCGTCTTCGGCGGCGGCAACATCCACTGCATCACCCAGCAGGAGCCCACGGCGTAG
- a CDS encoding APC family permease, with amino-acid sequence MSGKKKFSFMSVILSVICVVFVCEAAAPAAAIGNQQFFWWIFLIITFLLPYGMVVAELGTTYDSEGGIYDWVRDALGDKWGARISWYYWINFPLWIASLATLFPPILGMIFGADIEANIWLTLGIEIAFVWVVVFMSFSKVSDSEWILNGGAILKVLVAVSVGVLGIWFACTNGFAGSMAPETFLPDVTNTAALGYLSIIIFNFMGFEVVCTFAKDMENPARDIPKAIILGGLAIGAIYLFCGFGIGAAIPADQIDPDFGMIVAVMTMVGEASPIFIIIIAVVFLITLFANMASWSFGVNAVAQYAAKNQNMPRVFAHENPKTGMPTGAAIVNGIVATAVLLIQLIPNEAISDGLFWTLFATSVVFLLLTYIPMFPAFLKLRKVDANRPRVYRFPFSGTAAKVILAIPVIELVLACVATVIPLSAEEVADKVPMLAIFVVFLIMGEVVRIVSARGRKEEFKGLTPAMAAERLAAEAEGESDQLEPADPAQIEAILAADDGKSEKIF; translated from the coding sequence ATGAGTGGTAAGAAGAAATTCTCCTTTATGTCCGTTATCCTGTCCGTTATCTGCGTCGTGTTCGTGTGCGAGGCCGCCGCGCCTGCCGCCGCCATCGGCAACCAGCAGTTCTTCTGGTGGATCTTCCTCATCATCACCTTCCTTCTGCCCTACGGCATGGTGGTGGCCGAGCTCGGCACCACCTACGATTCGGAGGGCGGCATCTACGACTGGGTACGCGACGCGCTGGGCGACAAATGGGGCGCCCGCATCAGCTGGTACTACTGGATCAACTTCCCTCTGTGGATCGCCAGCCTGGCCACGCTGTTCCCGCCCATTCTCGGCATGATCTTCGGCGCCGACATCGAAGCAAACATCTGGCTCACGCTGGGCATCGAGATCGCATTCGTATGGGTCGTCGTGTTCATGAGCTTCTCGAAGGTGTCCGATTCCGAGTGGATTTTGAACGGCGGCGCCATCCTGAAGGTGCTCGTGGCCGTGTCCGTAGGCGTGCTGGGCATTTGGTTTGCCTGCACCAACGGGTTCGCCGGCTCCATGGCTCCCGAGACCTTCCTGCCGGATGTGACCAACACGGCGGCGCTCGGATACCTGTCCATCATCATCTTCAACTTCATGGGCTTTGAGGTGGTCTGCACCTTCGCCAAGGACATGGAAAACCCCGCCCGCGACATCCCCAAGGCCATCATCTTGGGCGGCCTGGCCATCGGCGCCATCTACCTGTTCTGCGGCTTCGGCATCGGCGCTGCCATTCCGGCTGACCAGATCGACCCGGACTTCGGCATGATCGTGGCCGTGATGACCATGGTGGGCGAGGCGTCTCCCATCTTCATCATCATCATCGCCGTGGTGTTCCTCATCACCCTGTTCGCGAACATGGCCTCCTGGTCCTTCGGTGTGAACGCCGTGGCCCAGTACGCCGCGAAGAATCAGAACATGCCCCGCGTGTTCGCCCACGAGAACCCGAAGACCGGCATGCCCACCGGCGCCGCCATCGTCAACGGCATCGTGGCAACCGCTGTGCTGCTCATCCAGCTCATCCCCAACGAGGCCATCTCCGACGGGTTGTTCTGGACGCTGTTCGCCACCTCCGTCGTGTTCCTGCTGCTCACCTACATCCCTATGTTCCCGGCGTTTTTGAAGCTGCGCAAGGTTGATGCGAATCGCCCCCGCGTGTACCGCTTCCCGTTCTCGGGCACGGCTGCGAAGGTGATCCTGGCCATCCCGGTTATCGAGCTGGTGCTGGCCTGCGTGGCCACGGTCATTCCGCTGTCGGCCGAAGAAGTGGCCGACAAGGTTCCGATGCTCGCCATCTTCGTCGTGTTCCTTATCATGGGCGAGGTGGTGCGTATTGTGAGTGCTCGCGGTCGCAAAGAAGAGTTCAAGGGTCTCACGCCCGCGATGGCCGCTGAGCGCTTGGCTGCTGAGGCCGAAGGCGAGTCCGACCAGCTCGAGCCAGCCGACCCCGCGCAGATTGAGGCCATCCTCGCCGCCGACGACGGCAAGTCTGAGAAGATTTTCTAG
- the ptcA gene encoding putrescine carbamoyltransferase — MVKDYIDTNDFTKEELLGMVDLAIAMKGLIKEGGEYPLLLKHKTLGMIFQQVSTRTRISFETAMTDLGGHAQFFGPGSIQLGGHESIEDSGRVMGSLVDILMARVDRHKDVVDLAKYSAAPVINGMSEYNHPTQELGDLMTMVENLPEGKKIEDCKLAFVGDATQVCVSLMFICSKIGMDFAQFGPKGHQICDGGLHVGTPEERAAFGKELMAIGEENCKVSGGTIEISDDISVIEGADFVYTDVWYGLYDDEVEGDSYMDVFYPKYQVTPDMMDAAGPNSKFMHCLPATRGEEVVDEVMDDPARSLCWDEAENRKHSIRAILATLCPQSEPDEGKATAYRATIDECMAKLGKHGL; from the coding sequence ATGGTCAAGGATTACATCGACACCAACGACTTCACCAAGGAGGAGCTGCTCGGGATGGTGGATCTCGCCATCGCCATGAAGGGGCTCATCAAGGAGGGCGGCGAGTACCCGCTGCTGCTGAAGCACAAGACGCTCGGCATGATCTTCCAGCAGGTGTCCACCCGCACCCGCATCTCCTTCGAGACGGCCATGACCGACCTGGGCGGCCACGCGCAGTTCTTCGGCCCCGGCTCCATCCAGCTGGGCGGTCACGAGTCCATCGAGGACTCCGGGCGCGTCATGGGGTCGCTGGTGGACATCCTCATGGCCCGCGTCGACCGCCACAAGGACGTCGTCGACCTCGCCAAGTACTCCGCGGCGCCCGTGATCAACGGCATGAGCGAGTACAACCACCCCACCCAGGAGCTCGGCGACCTCATGACCATGGTCGAGAACCTGCCCGAGGGCAAGAAGATCGAGGACTGCAAGCTCGCCTTCGTCGGCGACGCCACCCAGGTGTGCGTCTCGCTCATGTTCATCTGCTCCAAGATCGGCATGGACTTCGCGCAGTTCGGGCCGAAGGGCCACCAGATCTGCGACGGCGGCCTGCACGTGGGCACGCCCGAGGAGCGCGCCGCCTTCGGCAAGGAGCTCATGGCGATCGGCGAGGAGAACTGCAAGGTCTCCGGCGGCACCATCGAGATCTCCGACGACATCTCGGTCATCGAGGGCGCCGACTTCGTCTACACCGACGTGTGGTACGGCCTCTACGACGACGAGGTCGAGGGCGACAGCTACATGGACGTGTTCTACCCCAAGTACCAGGTGACCCCGGACATGATGGACGCCGCCGGCCCCAATTCCAAGTTCATGCACTGCCTGCCGGCCACCCGCGGCGAGGAAGTGGTGGACGAGGTCATGGACGACCCGGCGCGCAGCCTGTGCTGGGACGAGGCCGAGAACCGCAAGCACTCCATTCGCGCCATCCTGGCCACCCTGTGCCCGCAGAGCGAGCCCGACGAGGGGAAGGCGACCGCCTACCGCGCCACCATCGACGAGTGCATGGCGAAGCTCGGCAAGCACGGCCTGTAA